In one window of Azotobacter salinestris DNA:
- a CDS encoding substrate-binding domain-containing protein: MSRAKPLHARLSGIPARSLLIALLCSSLPWSTAASQSAPADQTPVLRIQGSNTLGAELGPALVAGLFEQQGLREVRVEDGGAPNERRVLGLDAQGRQVLAEISAHGSSTGFAALLEGRADLAASSRPIKDSEVAALAALGDLRSLAAEQVIAIDGLAVILHPDNPLRALSLEQLARVFAGEVKTWEELGGRGGAIHLYARDAQSGTFDTFNELVLKPQGKSLAAGARRFESSTELSASVSQDPAGIGFIGLPYVRKAKALAISAGESRPMPPEPGLVATEDYPLSRRLFLYNQPQQPSPWTTALVEFAHSPRGQEVVAQNGFVAQQVQAVQVDPHASMPPSYLQLAREAQRLSVNFRFQEGSALLDNKALRDVERVLAYLREHGKLENSVVLVGFGDPKQDAERSTLLSKLRAMAVRRELARGGATFREIVGLGDALPVAANTGEEGRIKNRRVEVWVY; the protein is encoded by the coding sequence ATGTCGCGCGCCAAGCCCTTGCACGCCCGCCTTTCGGGAATTCCCGCCCGTTCCCTGCTGATCGCCCTGCTCTGCTCCAGCCTGCCGTGGAGCACAGCGGCAAGTCAGTCCGCCCCTGCCGATCAGACTCCCGTGCTGCGCATCCAGGGCTCCAACACCCTCGGCGCCGAACTCGGCCCGGCCCTGGTGGCCGGCCTGTTCGAACAGCAGGGGCTGCGCGAGGTGCGCGTCGAGGATGGCGGAGCGCCGAACGAACGCCGGGTACTGGGCCTGGATGCCCAGGGCCGGCAGGTGCTGGCGGAGATCAGCGCCCATGGATCGAGCACCGGCTTCGCCGCCCTGCTGGAAGGCCGCGCCGATCTCGCCGCCTCCTCGCGGCCGATCAAGGACAGCGAGGTCGCCGCACTGGCGGCGCTGGGCGACCTGCGCAGCCTGGCGGCCGAGCAGGTGATCGCCATCGACGGCCTGGCGGTCATCCTCCACCCGGACAACCCGCTGCGCGCCCTCAGCCTCGAGCAGTTGGCCCGGGTGTTCGCCGGCGAGGTGAAGACCTGGGAAGAACTCGGCGGACGCGGCGGCGCCATCCACCTGTATGCCCGCGACGCCCAGTCCGGCACCTTCGATACCTTCAACGAACTGGTGCTCAAGCCCCAGGGCAAGAGCCTCGCCGCCGGCGCCAGGCGCTTCGAGTCGAGTACCGAGCTGTCCGCCTCGGTCAGCCAGGACCCGGCGGGCATCGGCTTCATCGGCCTGCCCTACGTGCGCAAGGCCAAGGCCCTGGCGATCTCCGCCGGCGAGTCCCGGCCGATGCCGCCTGAGCCCGGTCTGGTCGCCACCGAGGACTATCCCCTGTCGCGCCGCCTGTTTCTCTACAACCAGCCGCAGCAGCCCAGCCCCTGGACCACGGCCCTGGTCGAATTCGCCCACAGCCCGCGCGGGCAGGAGGTGGTCGCGCAGAACGGCTTCGTCGCCCAGCAGGTACAGGCGGTGCAGGTCGATCCCCATGCCAGCATGCCGCCGAGCTACCTGCAGCTGGCCCGCGAGGCGCAGCGCCTGTCGGTGAACTTCCGTTTCCAGGAAGGCAGCGCCCTGCTCGACAACAAGGCGCTTCGCGACGTCGAGCGCGTGCTCGCCTACCTGCGCGAGCACGGCAAGCTGGAGAACTCGGTGGTGCTGGTCGGCTTCGGCGATCCCAAGCAGGACGCCGAGCGCAGCACGCTGCTGTCGAAGCTGCGGGCGATGGCGGTACGCCGCGAGCTGGCCAGGGGCGGCGCGACCTTCCGCGAGATCGTCGGGCTCGGCGACGCCCTGCCGGTGGCGGCCAACACCGGCGAGGAAGGGCGGATCAAGAACCGCAGGGTCGAGGTCTGGGTGTACTGA
- a CDS encoding PilT/PilU family type 4a pilus ATPase, with protein sequence MDIQSMLRVLATQDGSDLYLSTGAPPCAKFNGVLKALSQEVLQPGAVAKIAEGLMDAEQRIEFERDLEMNLAISLPNIGRFRINIFKQRNEVSIVARNIKLDIPRFEDLKLPKILLDVVMEKRGLVLFVGGTGSGKSTSLAALIDYRNRNSGGHIITIEDPVEYVHRHKKSIINQREVGVDTRSFHAALKNTLRQAPDVILIGEIRDRETMEHALAFADTGHLAISTLHANNANQALDRIINFFPEERRPQLLNDLGNNLKAFVSQRLVKTVDGKRRAAVEVLLGTPTVRDLIKRSELSEIKEIMDKSRNLGMQTFDQALIELVNEGAISEEEALKNADSANNVRLKLKLHRDGGAGAADKPDSESAWPGLSLEMLEEPEEAGKA encoded by the coding sequence ATGGATATTCAATCGATGCTGAGAGTCCTGGCTACCCAGGACGGTTCGGACCTTTACCTGTCCACCGGCGCGCCGCCCTGCGCGAAATTCAACGGCGTGCTCAAGGCGCTCTCCCAGGAGGTGCTGCAGCCGGGCGCCGTGGCGAAGATCGCCGAGGGACTGATGGATGCCGAACAGCGCATCGAATTCGAGCGCGACCTGGAGATGAACCTGGCGATCTCCCTGCCGAACATCGGCCGCTTCCGCATCAACATCTTCAAGCAGCGCAACGAGGTGTCCATCGTCGCGCGCAACATCAAGCTGGACATCCCGCGCTTCGAGGACCTCAAGCTGCCGAAGATCCTCCTCGACGTGGTGATGGAGAAGCGTGGCCTGGTGCTGTTCGTCGGCGGCACCGGCTCGGGCAAGTCGACCTCCCTGGCGGCGCTGATCGACTACCGCAACCGCAACAGCGGCGGGCACATCATCACCATCGAGGACCCGGTCGAATACGTGCACCGGCACAAGAAGTCGATCATCAACCAGCGCGAGGTCGGGGTGGACACCAGAAGCTTCCACGCCGCGCTGAAGAACACCCTGCGCCAGGCGCCGGATGTGATCCTGATCGGCGAGATCCGCGACCGCGAGACCATGGAGCATGCTCTGGCCTTCGCCGACACCGGCCACCTGGCGATCTCCACGCTGCACGCCAACAACGCCAACCAGGCGCTGGACCGCATCATCAACTTCTTTCCCGAGGAGCGCCGTCCGCAGCTGCTCAACGACCTGGGCAACAACCTCAAGGCCTTCGTCTCCCAGCGCCTGGTCAAGACGGTCGACGGCAAGCGGCGGGCCGCGGTGGAGGTGCTGCTCGGCACGCCGACGGTGCGCGATCTGATCAAGCGCAGCGAGCTGTCCGAGATCAAGGAGATCATGGACAAGTCGCGCAACCTCGGCATGCAGACCTTCGACCAGGCACTGATCGAGCTGGTCAACGAGGGGGCGATCAGCGAGGAGGAGGCGCTGAAGAACGCCGACTCGGCGAACAACGTGCGCCTCAAGCTGAAACTGCACCGTGACGGCGGGGCGGGCGCTGCCGACAAGCCGGATAGCGAGAGTGCCTGGCCGGGGCTGAGCCTGGAGATGCTGGAAGAGCCGGAGGAGGCCGGCAAGGCCTGA
- a CDS encoding peptidylprolyl isomerase: protein MAKAMARHILLASEAEAAQLKQRLAKGEDFAQLARRHSLCPSGKRGGDLGEVRPGQMVRSIDQVIFRKALREIHGPVKSQFGYHLVQVFYRD, encoded by the coding sequence ATGGCCAAAGCGATGGCACGTCACATTCTGCTCGCCAGCGAAGCCGAGGCGGCGCAGCTGAAGCAGCGCCTGGCCAAGGGCGAGGACTTCGCCCAGCTGGCGCGGCGCCACTCGCTCTGCCCCTCGGGCAAGCGCGGCGGCGATCTGGGCGAGGTCCGCCCGGGACAGATGGTGCGCTCGATCGATCAGGTGATTTTCAGGAAGGCCCTGCGCGAGATCCATGGCCCGGTGAAGTCCCAGTTCGGCTATCACCTGGTGCAGGTGTTCTATCGCGACTGA
- a CDS encoding MFS transporter: protein MSRMPATASVQSNTLQILSIVCFTFLGFMSIGIPMAVMPGLIHHELGFSTLVAGLVIGLQYLVTLLVRPFSCRLIDTAGPRQGVLYGLAGCALGGLLMLLATLWPALPLLSLLTLVLSRLVLGMAHSVLGASAIAWGIGQVGSAGTARVISWNGIASYGAIGLGAPFGVWLVERFGLPWMGASVLLIALSGLALAWRKTGVPVIAGERLGFMNVLGRVSPYGLAMALGTLGYGTIAAFITLYYDSRGWAWAEYAMTAFGLSFIAVRLLFAKAIDRLGGYRVGIACLLVEGGGLLLLWAAPGPLLAMLGAGLSGFGFSLVFPALGVEAVKSTPASNRGAAIGAYSLFLDLALGVAGPLVGLLIGSHGFRSIFLICALASFCGLGLTLALQYRRTRQPVAVEVEPATVEVD, encoded by the coding sequence ATGTCCCGCATGCCAGCCACAGCATCCGTCCAGAGCAACACCCTGCAGATCCTCTCCATCGTCTGCTTCACCTTCCTCGGCTTCATGAGCATCGGCATCCCCATGGCAGTCATGCCCGGGCTGATCCATCACGAGCTGGGCTTCAGTACCCTGGTCGCCGGCCTGGTGATCGGCCTGCAGTATCTGGTCACCCTGCTGGTGCGTCCCTTTTCCTGCCGGCTGATCGACACCGCAGGCCCCAGGCAGGGTGTCCTCTACGGACTGGCCGGCTGCGCCCTGGGCGGCCTGCTGATGCTGCTGGCCACGCTCTGGCCGGCCCTGCCGCTGCTCAGCCTTCTCACCCTGGTGCTCAGCCGCCTGGTGCTGGGCATGGCCCATAGCGTGCTCGGCGCCTCCGCGATCGCCTGGGGCATCGGCCAGGTCGGCAGTGCGGGCACCGCCCGGGTGATTTCCTGGAACGGCATCGCCAGCTATGGCGCAATCGGCCTGGGCGCACCGTTCGGCGTCTGGCTGGTGGAGCGCTTCGGCCTGCCCTGGATGGGCGCCAGTGTGCTGCTGATCGCCCTGTCCGGGCTCGCCCTGGCCTGGCGCAAGACCGGCGTGCCGGTGATCGCCGGCGAGCGGCTGGGCTTCATGAACGTGCTCGGGCGGGTCAGCCCGTATGGACTGGCGATGGCCCTGGGCACCCTCGGCTACGGCACCATCGCCGCCTTCATCACCCTGTACTACGACAGCCGCGGCTGGGCCTGGGCGGAATACGCGATGACCGCCTTCGGGCTGAGCTTTATCGCCGTCCGCCTGCTGTTCGCCAAGGCGATCGACCGTCTCGGCGGCTACCGGGTGGGCATCGCCTGTCTGCTGGTCGAGGGCGGCGGCCTGCTGCTGCTCTGGGCGGCGCCCGGCCCGCTGCTGGCCATGCTCGGCGCGGGGCTGAGCGGCTTCGGTTTCTCGCTGGTGTTCCCGGCCCTCGGCGTGGAGGCGGTGAAGAGCACACCGGCCTCGAACCGCGGGGCGGCGATCGGCGCCTATTCGCTGTTCCTCGATCTGGCGCTGGGTGTCGCCGGCCCGCTGGTCGGCCTGCTCATCGGCAGCCACGGCTTCCGCTCGATCTTTCTGATCTGCGCGCTGGCCTCCTTCTGCGGGCTCGGCCTGACCCTGGCCCTGCAGTACCGGAGAACCCGCCAGCCCGTCGCAGTCGAGGTGGAGCCGGCGACGGTCGAGGTGGATTAG
- a CDS encoding IS630 family transposase, translating into MKTGRPAVRIELTEHEHAELTRRRARHKGPADMQLRAEIILSCARGESGSSIARRLGITAQTVSRWRLRFARLGLQGLNDEPRSGRPRSISDEKVQEVVDRVRQTRPDDASHWSSRRMSKATHISPASVQRIWRAFGLKPHLEHTFKLSTDPAFVDKVQDIVGLYLNPPDKALVLCVDEKSQIQALNRTQPGLPLEPGYPATRTHDYQRHGTTSLFAALDVATGEVIGRLKRRHRSAEFLEFLRAIEETVESDKAIHLIMDNYAVHKTDKVRAWLVAHPRYHVHFTPTSASWLNLVERFFSMLTQKWIKRQAHTSVKDLEQSIEYYLATYNQNPRPFRWRKGAGEILASVGRAARALQRNNEANL; encoded by the coding sequence ATGAAAACAGGCCGCCCAGCCGTTCGGATCGAACTGACCGAACACGAGCATGCCGAACTCACCCGCCGCCGAGCCAGGCACAAGGGGCCTGCCGATATGCAGCTGCGCGCCGAGATCATTCTGTCCTGCGCTCGAGGCGAGTCCGGCTCTTCCATTGCTCGACGGCTCGGCATTACGGCGCAAACCGTTTCGAGGTGGCGCCTTCGCTTCGCCCGTTTGGGCCTGCAAGGCCTCAATGACGAGCCGCGCTCAGGCCGCCCACGCAGCATCAGTGATGAAAAGGTCCAGGAAGTGGTCGACCGGGTGCGGCAGACCCGGCCCGACGATGCCAGTCATTGGAGCTCGCGCCGGATGAGCAAGGCCACCCATATTTCACCGGCGAGCGTACAGCGTATCTGGCGAGCCTTCGGGCTCAAGCCTCACCTGGAGCACACCTTCAAGCTGTCCACCGATCCTGCCTTTGTCGACAAGGTGCAGGATATCGTAGGGCTCTACCTGAATCCGCCGGATAAAGCGCTGGTACTGTGCGTCGATGAGAAAAGCCAGATCCAGGCGCTCAATCGAACACAGCCGGGGCTGCCGCTGGAGCCTGGGTATCCGGCGACCCGTACCCATGATTATCAGCGCCATGGCACGACGTCCTTGTTTGCCGCCCTGGATGTGGCCACCGGCGAGGTGATCGGACGTCTCAAGCGCCGTCACCGCAGCGCAGAATTCCTGGAGTTTCTCAGGGCCATCGAGGAAACGGTCGAGAGCGACAAGGCCATCCACCTGATCATGGATAACTATGCCGTGCACAAGACCGACAAGGTGCGTGCCTGGCTTGTCGCACACCCGCGTTATCACGTGCATTTCACCCCGACGTCTGCGTCATGGCTGAATCTGGTGGAGCGCTTTTTCTCGATGCTCACCCAGAAGTGGATAAAGCGCCAGGCCCATACCAGCGTGAAGGATCTCGAGCAGTCCATCGAGTATTACCTGGCGACCTACAACCAGAATCCAAGGCCCTTCCGCTGGCGTAAGGGAGCAGGTGAAATCCTGGCCTCTGTCGGCAGGGCTGCTCGAGCCTTGCAAAGAAATAATGAAGCGAACTTGTGA
- a CDS encoding IS5 family transposase, with protein sequence MKQLSFADAEYAGKRKQTRRERFLLEMDQVVPWQGLIALIEPYYPKGEGGRPAYPLAAMLRVHLMQNWFGYSDPAMEEALYETTLLRQFAGLSLERIPDETTLLNFRRLLEKHELAGGILEVINGYLGERGLSLRQGTIVDATLIHAPSSTKNKDGKRDPEMHSTKKGNQYYFGAKAHIGADAESGLVHSVVVTAANVADVTQVDQLLHGEENVVSADAGYTGVEKRPEHEGRQVIWQVAARRSTYKKHGKRSALYKAIRKIEKAKAQVRAKVEHPFRVIKRQFGYTKVRFRGLAKNTSQLVTLFALSNLWMARRYLLANAGEVRL encoded by the coding sequence ATGAAGCAACTGTCCTTCGCCGATGCCGAGTATGCCGGCAAGCGCAAGCAGACCCGCCGCGAGCGCTTCCTGCTCGAGATGGACCAGGTGGTGCCGTGGCAGGGGCTGATCGCCCTGATCGAGCCCTACTATCCCAAGGGCGAAGGCGGTCGGCCCGCCTACCCGCTGGCAGCCATGCTGCGCGTGCACCTGATGCAGAACTGGTTCGGCTACAGCGATCCGGCGATGGAGGAAGCGCTGTACGAAACCACTCTCCTGCGCCAGTTCGCCGGCCTGAGCCTGGAGCGCATCCCGGACGAAACGACCCTCCTCAACTTCCGTCGCCTGCTGGAGAAGCACGAACTGGCCGGGGGAATACTGGAGGTGATCAACGGCTATCTGGGCGAGCGCGGACTGTCGCTGCGCCAGGGCACCATTGTCGACGCCACCCTGATCCATGCGCCGAGCTCGACGAAGAACAAGGACGGCAAGCGCGACCCGGAAATGCACTCGACGAAGAAGGGCAACCAGTACTACTTCGGCGCAAAAGCTCACATTGGTGCCGACGCTGAGTCGGGTCTGGTGCACAGCGTGGTGGTCACGGCAGCCAACGTGGCAGATGTCACCCAAGTCGACCAACTGCTGCATGGCGAGGAAAACGTAGTGAGTGCCGATGCGGGCTATACCGGCGTAGAGAAGCGCCCCGAGCATGAAGGTCGGCAGGTCATCTGGCAGGTCGCGGCCCGGCGCAGTACCTACAAGAAGCATGGCAAGCGTAGCGCCTTATACAAAGCGATCCGCAAGATCGAGAAGGCCAAGGCCCAGGTACGAGCCAAGGTCGAACATCCGTTCCGCGTGATCAAGCGCCAGTTTGGCTACACCAAGGTGCGCTTCCGGGGATTGGCCAAAAACACGTCACAGTTGGTGACGCTGTTCGCCTTGTCGAATCTGTGGATGGCGCGCCGATATTTACTGGCGAATGCAGGAGAGGTGCGCCTGTAA
- a CDS encoding IS5 family transposase has product MKQLSFADAEYAGKRKQTRRECFLLEMDQVVSWSGLIALIEPHYPKGEGGRPAYPPAAMLRVHLMQNWFGYSDPAMEEALYETTLLRQFAGLGLERIPDETTILNFRRLLEKHELAGGMLEVINGYLGERGLSLRQGTIVGATLIHAPSSTKNRDGKRDPEMHSTKKGNQYYFFGLKAHIGVDAESGLVHHVVGTAANVADVTQVDKVLHGEENLVGANAAYVGVEKRPEHAGRKVVWQIAARHSTYKKHGKRSVLYRVKRRIEKAKAQMRAKVEHPFRVIKQQFGYVKVRFRGLAKNTAQLVTLFALSNLWMARKHLLVAGEVRP; this is encoded by the coding sequence ATGAAGCAACTGTCCTTCGCCGACGCCGAGTATGCCGGCAAGCGCAAGCAGACCCGCCGCGAGTGCTTCCTGCTCGAAATGGACCAGGTGGTGTCGTGGTCTGGGCTGATCGCCCTGATCGAGCCCCACTATCCGAAGGGCGAAGGCGGTCGGCCCGCCTACCCGCCGGCAGCCATGCTGCGCGTGCACCTGATGCAGAACTGGTTCGGCTACAGCGATCCGGCGATGGAGGAAGCGCTGTACGAAACCACTCTCTTGCGCCAGTTCGCCGGCCTGGGTCTGGAGCGCATCCCGGACGAAACGACCATCCTCAACTTCCGCCGCCTGCTGGAGAAGCACGAACTGGCCGGAGGCATGCTGGAGGTGATCAACGGCTACCTGGGCGAGCGCGGGCTGTCGCTGCGCCAGGGCACCATCGTCGGCGCCACCCTGATCCATGCGCCGAGCTCGACGAAGAACCGGGACGGCAAGCGCGACCCGGAAATGCACTCGACGAAGAAGGGCAACCAGTACTACTTCTTCGGCCTGAAGGCGCATATCGGCGTCGATGCCGAGTCGGGCCTGGTGCATCACGTGGTGGGAACGGCGGCCAACGTGGCGGATGTCACCCAGGTCGACAAGGTGCTGCATGGCGAGGAAAACCTGGTCGGTGCCAATGCGGCCTATGTCGGTGTCGAGAAGCGTCCGGAGCATGCCGGACGGAAAGTCGTCTGGCAGATCGCGGCTCGCCACAGCACCTACAAGAAGCACGGCAAGCGCAGTGTCCTGTATCGCGTCAAACGGCGGATCGAGAAAGCCAAGGCGCAGATGCGGGCCAAGGTCGAGCATCCGTTCCGGGTGATCAAGCAGCAGTTCGGCTACGTCAAGGTGCGCTTTCGCGGCCTGGCGAAGAACACCGCGCAATTGGTGACGCTGTTCGCCCTGTCGAACCTGTGGATGGCGCGAAAACATCTGCTGGTGGCAGGAGAGGTGCGTCCGTAA
- a CDS encoding glycoside hydrolase family 32 protein — translation MNNNKHASRGRDALVCRRSTIRLLALAISAASLAMQDATGASSNGTYQEPYRPQFHFSPAENWMNDPNGLVYHDGEYHLFYQYNPFGDTWGHMSWGHAVSPDLMHWEHLPVAIPELGDEMVFSGSVVVDKHNTSGFGSRRNPPMVAIYTSARPGSQAQSLAYSTDRGRTWSRYGGNPVLDIGSAEFRDPKVFWYEAERKWVMAVVAALEHKVKLYSSPDLKNWTHMSDFGPANATGGAWECPDLFPLPVDGDSSRIKWVLLVSLNPGSIAGGSGMQYFVGDFDGTTFRADNVLGDYTPPTGELYQGFEERDYGEWSTTGTAFGSGPTSGTISPQGEVSGYLGGGLVNSYHDADLGTGTLTSPPFTIEGPYLNFLVGGGKHPHDPAISDQAVPAGSVFADFEGSSYGSGWSATGTFAGSAPAAGTLAGQQSVSGYEGRQLVNTFIDYDNGTGTIVSPGFTIMSDYINFLVGGGAHPYPGTANNPPTAVNLVVDGEVVRTATGQDSEALNWTHWDVSELRGQTARIEIVDSNTGGWGHINADHFMFSDEPALPRSTETTVNLLIDGEVVRSTTGPNSTTLDWAAWNVRSLIGQTAQIQLRDRNTGGWGYILADHFMFADEPALSLLQRSSWVDYGKDFYAAITFNNVPDARRLVIGWMNNWNYGQLTPTSPWRGAMSVPREFALRTIDGVLRLVQQPVQELDLLGEDWQTFSQQQISPGTTTLPLQGKAFEIKADLLSGDAKRVGLKVRSGNGEETLIGYDAEAGEIYVDRTRSGEDGFSTDFPGVQRAPLSARDGKIRLHVLVDWSSVEVFGDQGQTVITEQIFPGATSDGVQLFSEGGSAMLDSLQVRPLGSSWTR, via the coding sequence ATGAACAATAACAAGCATGCAAGTCGAGGGCGTGATGCCCTGGTCTGCCGACGCTCGACCATACGGCTCCTTGCGCTGGCGATTTCCGCAGCCAGCCTCGCCATGCAGGATGCCACCGGGGCGTCGAGCAATGGCACCTATCAGGAACCCTACCGGCCCCAGTTCCACTTCAGTCCCGCCGAGAACTGGATGAACGATCCGAACGGACTGGTCTACCACGACGGCGAATATCACCTGTTCTACCAGTACAACCCGTTCGGCGATACCTGGGGGCATATGTCCTGGGGGCATGCCGTCAGCCCGGATCTGATGCATTGGGAGCATTTGCCGGTGGCCATTCCCGAACTGGGCGACGAAATGGTCTTTTCCGGCAGCGTGGTGGTCGACAAGCACAACACGAGCGGCTTCGGGAGCCGGCGCAATCCGCCGATGGTGGCCATCTACACCAGCGCACGGCCGGGATCGCAGGCCCAGTCGCTTGCCTACAGTACCGACCGCGGGCGTACCTGGAGCCGATACGGTGGCAATCCCGTGCTCGACATCGGCTCGGCGGAATTCCGCGATCCGAAGGTGTTCTGGTACGAGGCGGAGCGGAAGTGGGTCATGGCCGTGGTCGCGGCGCTGGAGCACAAGGTCAAGCTCTACAGCTCGCCCGATCTGAAGAACTGGACGCACATGAGCGACTTCGGTCCCGCCAACGCCACGGGAGGGGCCTGGGAGTGTCCCGACCTCTTTCCGCTTCCCGTCGACGGCGATTCCAGCCGGATCAAGTGGGTGCTTCTGGTCAGCCTCAACCCTGGCAGCATCGCGGGCGGCTCCGGCATGCAGTACTTCGTCGGAGACTTCGACGGGACGACCTTTCGGGCCGACAATGTCCTCGGCGACTATACGCCGCCCACAGGCGAGCTTTACCAGGGCTTCGAGGAGCGCGACTACGGTGAGTGGAGCACGACCGGTACCGCGTTCGGCTCGGGCCCGACCTCCGGCACGATTTCGCCGCAGGGCGAGGTGAGCGGATATCTCGGTGGCGGCCTGGTCAACAGTTACCATGACGCGGACCTGGGAACGGGAACCCTGACATCGCCCCCCTTTACCATCGAAGGCCCTTACCTCAACTTTCTCGTCGGCGGAGGCAAGCATCCGCACGATCCCGCGATCTCGGACCAGGCGGTACCCGCCGGCTCGGTATTCGCCGACTTCGAGGGGAGCAGTTACGGCAGCGGTTGGAGCGCCACCGGCACTTTCGCCGGTAGCGCGCCGGCGGCCGGCACACTCGCAGGCCAGCAGTCCGTCAGCGGCTACGAGGGGCGCCAACTGGTCAACACCTTCATCGACTATGACAACGGAACCGGCACGATTGTCTCGCCTGGGTTCACCATCATGAGTGATTACATCAATTTTCTAGTCGGTGGTGGCGCTCATCCTTATCCCGGCACTGCCAACAATCCTCCGACAGCGGTCAATCTGGTCGTCGATGGCGAGGTGGTGCGCACGGCCACCGGTCAGGATAGCGAGGCCCTCAACTGGACCCACTGGGACGTCTCCGAACTCAGGGGCCAGACGGCGCGCATTGAGATCGTCGACAGCAACACCGGCGGCTGGGGACACATCAACGCGGACCACTTCATGTTTTCCGACGAGCCGGCCTTGCCGCGCTCCACGGAAACTACGGTCAACCTGCTCATCGATGGCGAAGTGGTCCGGTCGACGACGGGACCCAACAGCACCACGCTGGACTGGGCCGCATGGAACGTCCGGAGCCTTATCGGCCAAACCGCCCAAATCCAGCTCAGGGACAGGAACACGGGCGGCTGGGGTTACATCCTCGCCGACCACTTCATGTTTGCGGATGAGCCCGCGCTGTCGCTCCTGCAGCGCAGCAGTTGGGTGGATTACGGTAAGGATTTCTACGCCGCGATCACCTTCAATAACGTGCCCGACGCGCGCCGCCTCGTGATCGGCTGGATGAACAACTGGAATTACGGCCAATTGACGCCGACGAGCCCCTGGCGTGGCGCGATGAGTGTTCCGCGCGAGTTTGCCTTGCGCACCATCGATGGCGTTCTCCGGCTGGTTCAGCAGCCCGTGCAGGAGCTTGATCTGCTGGGAGAGGATTGGCAGACGTTCAGCCAACAGCAGATTTCGCCCGGCACGACCACGCTTCCGCTGCAGGGCAAGGCGTTCGAGATCAAGGCCGACCTGCTTTCCGGCGACGCGAAGCGGGTCGGGCTGAAGGTCCGTAGTGGCAACGGCGAGGAAACCCTCATCGGTTACGACGCCGAGGCTGGCGAAATCTACGTCGACCGGACGCGCTCCGGCGAGGACGGCTTCAGCACCGACTTCCCCGGCGTTCAGCGGGCGCCCTTGAGCGCGCGGGACGGCAAGATCCGGCTGCATGTGCTCGTCGACTGGTCGTCGGTGGAGGTCTTCGGTGACCAGGGGCAGACCGTCATCACCGAGCAGATCTTCCCGGGCGCGACGAGCGACGGCGTGCAGCTCTTCTCCGAGGGCGGCAGCGCGATGCTCGACTCGTTGCAGGTCCGGCCTCTGGGTTCGAGCTGGACGCGGTAG
- a CDS encoding SDR family NAD(P)-dependent oxidoreductase — protein sequence MGKLSGKIAIVTGSDSGIGQAMAAAFAREGADVAVTYHTDSAGAQITLERVQQAGRRGFVRQLDVTDEGSIATLFVAVEQALGVPDILVNNAGIGMTGAVTKLSTEDFDKVIKTDLYGPFFCSREFIRRRQAVGGQGKILNITSVHDSIPSPHNVAYGAAKGGLLTMTRSLALELAPLRINVNAIAPGLIRTPMTMQRVDDPKKREEEMPNIPWNRPGRPEEVAELAVYLVGPDADYVTGQDFVIDGGLEMNWGQGA from the coding sequence ATGGGCAAACTGAGCGGCAAGATCGCAATCGTCACCGGCTCGGACTCGGGCATCGGACAGGCCATGGCCGCCGCCTTCGCACGCGAGGGGGCGGATGTGGCGGTGACCTACCACACCGACAGCGCGGGCGCTCAGATCACCCTGGAACGGGTGCAGCAGGCAGGTCGTCGCGGCTTCGTGCGGCAACTCGACGTGACCGACGAAGGCAGCATCGCCACCCTCTTCGTCGCCGTGGAACAGGCACTGGGTGTTCCCGACATCCTGGTGAACAACGCAGGCATCGGCATGACCGGAGCGGTGACGAAACTGAGCACCGAGGACTTCGACAAGGTGATCAAGACGGACCTCTACGGCCCCTTCTTCTGCTCGCGGGAGTTCATCCGGCGAAGACAGGCGGTCGGCGGCCAGGGCAAGATCCTGAACATCACCTCCGTGCACGACAGCATCCCGAGTCCGCACAACGTGGCCTACGGTGCGGCCAAGGGCGGCCTGCTGACGATGACCCGCAGCCTGGCCCTCGAGCTCGCGCCGCTGCGGATCAACGTGAACGCCATTGCTCCCGGCCTGATCCGCACGCCGATGACCATGCAGCGCGTCGACGACCCGAAGAAACGCGAGGAAGAAATGCCGAACATCCCCTGGAATCGCCCGGGCCGCCCCGAGGAAGTCGCGGAACTGGCGGTCTATCTGGTCGGCCCCGACGCCGACTACGTCACCGGCCAGGACTTCGTGATTGACGGCGGCCTGGAGATGAACTGGGGTCAGGGGGCCTAG